The following proteins are co-located in the Doryrhamphus excisus isolate RoL2022-K1 chromosome 3, RoL_Dexc_1.0, whole genome shotgun sequence genome:
- the LOC131126470 gene encoding cytosolic beta-glucosidase isoform X2, whose amino-acid sequence MFPCDFAWGAATAAYQIEGGWQADGKGPSIWDTFCHEGGRVWGEQTGDVSCNSYELWEKDLACIRRLGLTHYRLSLSWARLLPEGTTEHVNQKGVQYYNKVIDDLLACDVSPMVTLYHFDLPQALQNHGGWKVPAIASIFDSYACFCFQTFGDRVKLWITINEPYVCTKLGHEDGIHAPGLKEPGTTAYLVGHNMLRAHAMAWHSYDALYRPTQGGAVSLAINSDWLEPLDPDSADDIAASHRCFAFTLGWFAWPLFVTGDYPETMRAAIDAQSRKLGYNGESRLPTFSKHEPPVLGTADFFALNYYTSRKVKARLECTQGMSMKNDRDAEEVLDPEWSICGVSWLAVVPCGLRRLLKYIKDTFHDPMVYITESGFSQVGPLVMEDAQRADFYKDTIQEVEKAIGEDGVNVRGYFAWSLLDNFEWADGFSSRFGLFHVDFSDTGKKRTIYRSGLEYAKWTKQVQRP is encoded by the exons ATGTTTCCATGTGACTTTGCGTGGGGGGCAGCGACTGCGGCGTATCAAATTGAAG GCGGCTGGCAAGCGGACGGCAAAGGTCCGAGCATATGGGACACGTTCTGCCATGAGGGAGGCCGGGTATGGGGGGAGCAAACCGGTGACGTGTCCTGCAACAGCTATGAATTGTGGGAAAAAGACCTGGCGTGCATCCGGCGGCTTGGACTTACACACTATCGTCTGTCTCTGTCCTGGGCCCGCCTCCTTCCCGAGGGGACCACAGAGCATGTCAATCAAAAAG GTGTGCAGTACTACAACAAGGTGATTGATGACTTGCTGGCATGTGACGTGTCCCCTATGGTCACGTTATATCACTTCGACCTGCCTCAAGCTCTCCAGAACCACGGTGGCTGGAAAGTGCCCGCCATCGCCTCCATCTTTGACAGCTATGCCTGTTTTTGCTTCCAAACGTTCGGCGACCGCGTGAAACTTTGGATCACCATCAATGAGCCGTACGTGTGCACCAAGCTGGGTCACGAGGACGGCATCCACGCGCCGGGGTTGAAAGAACCGGGAACGACGGCCTACCTGGTGGGCCACAACATGCTAAGAGCCCATGCCATGGCTTGGCACAGCTACGACGCCCTCTACAGACCAACGCAAGGTGGTGCGGTGTCACTTGCTATCAATAGCGACTGGCTGGAACCGTTAGATCCTGACTCTGCTGATGACATTGCCGCTTCCCATCGTTGCTTTGCCTTCACACTTGGATGGTTCGCTTGGCCGCTGTTTGTCACTGGGGATTATCCGGAAACGATGAGGGCAGCCATTGATGCTCAAAGCAGGAAACTGGGATACAATGGCGAGTCAAGACTTCCTACTTTCTCCAAACATGAACCTCCAGTGTTGGGCACTGCTGACTTCTTTGCCTTAAACTACTACACATCCCGGAAGGTCAAAGCCAGGTTGGAATGCACGCAAGGCATGTCCATGAAGAACGACCGGGATGCGGAAGAAGTCCTGGATCCAGAATGGAGTATTTGTGGAGTGTCCTGGCTGGCTGTGGTTCCCTGTGGCCTACGGAGGCTCCTGAAATACATAAAG GACACTTTCCATGACCCGATGGTCTACATCACGGAAAGCGGCTTCTCTCAAGTGGGACCGCTGGTAATGGAGGATGCTCAGCGTGCAGACTTTTACAAGGACACCAtccaggaagtggaaaaag CTATTGGAGAAGATGGCGTCAACGTCCGTGGATACTTCGCATGGTCGCTCTTGGACAACTTCGAATGGGCAGACGGATTCAGCAGTCGCTTCGGGTTATTTCACGTAGACTTTTCCGACACGGGGAAGAAGCGGACAATATACCGCTCAGGGTTGGAATATGCAAAG TGGACAAAGCAAGTGCAGAGACCGTGA
- the LOC131126470 gene encoding cytosolic beta-glucosidase isoform X1: protein MFPCDFAWGAATAAYQIEGGWQADGKGPSIWDTFCHEGGRVWGEQTGDVSCNSYELWEKDLACIRRLGLTHYRLSLSWARLLPEGTTEHVNQKGVQYYNKVIDDLLACDVSPMVTLYHFDLPQALQNHGGWKVPAIASIFDSYACFCFQTFGDRVKLWITINEPYVCTKLGHEDGIHAPGLKEPGTTAYLVGHNMLRAHAMAWHSYDALYRPTQGGAVSLAINSDWLEPLDPDSADDIAASHRCFAFTLGWFAWPLFVTGDYPETMRAAIDAQSRKLGYNGESRLPTFSKHEPPVLGTADFFALNYYTSRKVKARLECTQGMSMKNDRDAEEVLDPEWSICGVSWLAVVPCGLRRLLKYIKDTFHDPMVYITESGFSQVGPLVMEDAQRADFYKDTIQEVEKAIGEDGVNVRGYFAWSLLDNFEWADGFSSRFGLFHVDFSDTGKKRTIYRSGLEYAKVISKYKAVHSK, encoded by the exons ATGTTTCCATGTGACTTTGCGTGGGGGGCAGCGACTGCGGCGTATCAAATTGAAG GCGGCTGGCAAGCGGACGGCAAAGGTCCGAGCATATGGGACACGTTCTGCCATGAGGGAGGCCGGGTATGGGGGGAGCAAACCGGTGACGTGTCCTGCAACAGCTATGAATTGTGGGAAAAAGACCTGGCGTGCATCCGGCGGCTTGGACTTACACACTATCGTCTGTCTCTGTCCTGGGCCCGCCTCCTTCCCGAGGGGACCACAGAGCATGTCAATCAAAAAG GTGTGCAGTACTACAACAAGGTGATTGATGACTTGCTGGCATGTGACGTGTCCCCTATGGTCACGTTATATCACTTCGACCTGCCTCAAGCTCTCCAGAACCACGGTGGCTGGAAAGTGCCCGCCATCGCCTCCATCTTTGACAGCTATGCCTGTTTTTGCTTCCAAACGTTCGGCGACCGCGTGAAACTTTGGATCACCATCAATGAGCCGTACGTGTGCACCAAGCTGGGTCACGAGGACGGCATCCACGCGCCGGGGTTGAAAGAACCGGGAACGACGGCCTACCTGGTGGGCCACAACATGCTAAGAGCCCATGCCATGGCTTGGCACAGCTACGACGCCCTCTACAGACCAACGCAAGGTGGTGCGGTGTCACTTGCTATCAATAGCGACTGGCTGGAACCGTTAGATCCTGACTCTGCTGATGACATTGCCGCTTCCCATCGTTGCTTTGCCTTCACACTTGGATGGTTCGCTTGGCCGCTGTTTGTCACTGGGGATTATCCGGAAACGATGAGGGCAGCCATTGATGCTCAAAGCAGGAAACTGGGATACAATGGCGAGTCAAGACTTCCTACTTTCTCCAAACATGAACCTCCAGTGTTGGGCACTGCTGACTTCTTTGCCTTAAACTACTACACATCCCGGAAGGTCAAAGCCAGGTTGGAATGCACGCAAGGCATGTCCATGAAGAACGACCGGGATGCGGAAGAAGTCCTGGATCCAGAATGGAGTATTTGTGGAGTGTCCTGGCTGGCTGTGGTTCCCTGTGGCCTACGGAGGCTCCTGAAATACATAAAG GACACTTTCCATGACCCGATGGTCTACATCACGGAAAGCGGCTTCTCTCAAGTGGGACCGCTGGTAATGGAGGATGCTCAGCGTGCAGACTTTTACAAGGACACCAtccaggaagtggaaaaag CTATTGGAGAAGATGGCGTCAACGTCCGTGGATACTTCGCATGGTCGCTCTTGGACAACTTCGAATGGGCAGACGGATTCAGCAGTCGCTTCGGGTTATTTCACGTAGACTTTTCCGACACGGGGAAGAAGCGGACAATATACCGCTCAGGGTTGGAATATGCAAAGGTGATCTCAAAATACAAAGCTGTGCATTCCAAATGA